attagggaaaccccttgagtatgggatatggacgagtttggcttgtctagccttagcacgctcgtattccctctatcaaagggaaaattgagtcacgaacattagtcccccgtatccgacatgatgcattcctttaagacatgtatatttctatgattattttatccttttcctcttctagagtctcatatttttgcattattcgtgacctctccaaagagtcattattgagcatcacaattaatgtgattggcaccgttcaagctttgaagagaaattttgccccccgatgcccccctaggtctagggtttgcattcatatagtacatccaaatgcgataaattctttggttaaaacaagaaaatccttgactaaatcacgcaactagccttggctaggtcgaaggggtgccttggattttatccttgccttccccttcgtcaaatgtgactcccgaacctttcctcgttgatttacgtagactaggagtcgtttaaaaggggtttctttctaccttttcctctaaaaattcatttttaggtgacttggtacaccttaactcaataccaagtggcgactccgatattttgggtcaaatcgtcgcatttttaagtcccatttagacccatatttttctttattttcttttttgataaaaaattcattttccaaccaaagttgaatcaaaaattcactttttaaaccattcatttatttatttttttctcgtaaaaaatggggcgcgacagctggcaactccactggggacttagagagtccgagcatttgatttagtcgattattttcttcttttaaccttcttatctattacatttggatgtttaggattgttttcctctttcctttttgccctttttctctttttagggaTTTTGCATCTATCGCGCGCATAATTGCTCCTCGCACACtatgtatgtgatgaatggatggttcatttatttgtttactttCACTTGTTTCGCGATTGCATTTTGGGATGGGGGGTAGTTACCCTAGAACCTTCGACCGCATCTAATGGTACAATCTCTCCCCTCAATAAGaaaagcacttcatacgtgcatgcatagtTTGGTTtatcctatttttctttatcgtgggcgccatcccacattTCCCTGTAGGATTAgaatcgattgccttgggtaggcggatggtgtgccctgcgcccatagcgctacctaagggatcactcgagccaccgatcaaaggccctgggagtgatgacccttcgcctttaggtctgaaggcttgggagccgaaaccctatcgagtctagatgcattagtgagccaaacctcatgcatccatattagaattgcctaggagagagtcgaccttatcctgaattagggacactaggcacgaggggagggatcccacccctgttttatttatctttttgcttttaattgcccaacgtgttatgtgattatgtgttgaactaacgtttctttgtcttcttgtcttttgcattcacaaacgttaggaataagaggtctggcatgatcttcttttaggacctacccttgtagataggctattgcacctgtagaaattttggtatatttcatTCAATGGTATATTATTTTGGGCCTACCCCggcaaataaagggtcccttaggtcatgtttcatttcaaattgcatattttatcgctttaataaactggcatcatgcataaaccctagaaaggaatgccatttaggggatcccgtgttaggaataagccaccttgtgtctcggacacttaatccaaggagacttgcacgtttacattttgtaccatccaaaggggtagtgcacaaggtaaggtaggatccgatcattttcatagagcgatctttggaatatgagcgtctaataatcattttttggccattttatcaaaattggtaaaaatcccttgcatgaaggacattaatttgaagataTTTACAAATAATTCTTCactattgagatgataaataaattgaggccaaaatttgattttagaaggttcatagactaatgcatcgcaataaattttttgaaactaccagtggGTAGATTGATTTTCAAATAAGCTGCCAATTcgattcaatccattggaccatctTATTCATCAAtctcatccagtccattttatcaatttgttcatttttagggcaacctagtcgattttgaattcatttgactaatttgtccattttagggcaatctagtcgattttgaataggccaccaatttcatttcattcatttgatttagtttacccattcttagatcaattcaatcgattttgaataaatcatcagtttcgttcaatttcatttgaccagtttaccctttttagggtgatctagtcaattttgaataaatcatccgacccatttgactaggttacctatttttagggcaattcggtcgattttgaataaatcatcatttcacttaatcaattgatttcattcacttcatttgattagtttaattcatttttagggttatccgttcaattttgaataaataatcaaatttcatgcaatgCATTTGACCCTTTTACCCTTctaaggtaatctagtcaattttgaataaattatcaatttcatcctatcctcttgatccgcttattcctttttagggtttaagtctaaaattcactgaataaattagtcaaggcattgcaatcctttcaagagtaagCTCTCTTTCACATCTCATGATCAAAATAAGCAATCCATTCGggctttgtcctcattttttaggacgaatgtttcttttcactccaattggacaatttttatttttttcactcaataagttgattggatccatcaggtattgtatagtgcctgctctggaggattgcattctcattctaggcctacccttggcacaaaaagggttcccccataggacatgcatccaaattactttaatttttactaactcgcgtctttttctctttctttttctttcttttaataGCAGTTAAGCCAGAAAGGGAGTCTAAATAAggatttttcctaaattttcaggTGTTTTTCAAATATAGCTACACAAAAGGCCCCATCGTTATACGATCTCGGGCTTTGAGAAATTGTGTAAACATGGGTACACACCCGGAATCATCCGACAGGCCTGTAACGGCCCCGTTagctgatttggcaaaccgaGGAGCTCAACTGAGTGaagttttgaataaattcaatgAGCTGAATATGGAAATGACCACACAACGACGCGTGATCCACCAGTTGGTTGCTGGTAGTGGTAGCGGTGGTCAACCTGAGCCTTTACCTACTAACCAACCTGAACCGCAACCAATACTTTTACCCTATACTCAAACCCCCTTTACCCTGCATTTTGCAAATCCGCATGAAGAAACTTTTATCTATCCCACTCATAGCCTACCCCATACCCAGGCACCCGCTATCCAAACCAATCCTCCTCACACATAAATTCCCCAAATTTATCCACACATTAGTTCGAATATGACACTCGAACCTCATGGACTACATTATTACTCTATCGCTGAGCCATTTAACACGGATACCACCACCCAGGGGAAAGCAGAAGCTGGGAAGTCGTCTGCGTCGATAGATAAGAATTTGCTAAAGCGATTGGATCGGTTTGAGGAGTTCATaaggaaaagccaaggtttgaacaaacaaggaggTCTGGACTACAACGAGCTGTGCCTATTTCCGGATATGCAATTGCCCATGGGTTTCAAAACGCCCAAGTTTAGCAAGTATGACGGAACGGGCAACCCGAAGACGCATCTCCGaatgttcgccaacaagttgggcaagCCAATAGATGACGAGAATCTACCAGTTCGTTTGTTTCCGGAAAGCTTAGAAGGCGATGCACTGGACTGGTATTCCAATTTAAAGCCCGAAGATATGAGGACATGGATGGACTTATCAACcgcttttgtaaggcaatacgaatacaattgcgagctggctccaacgAGGACCACATTGGAGGGAACCAAGAGGAAACCATCCGAGGACCACAAGACATATgcgaagagatggaggaaattggCCGCCAAGGTGGAGCCTCCCATGACTGAAGATGAGATTGTTCGTACGTTTATCAAATCTCATGACCCGCCCTATTTTGAGGAGATTTTTCGCATGACCGGGTGTTCATTTGCAGCAATTATCAATAAGTTGGAGGAATATGACGAATACGTCAAAGCAGGGAACATTGTCAGTGTATCAGCTTTAAAATCACAATTGGACGCCTTGCAAGGCCAGAGTAATAATGGAAGGGAGCCTCAACGTAAGAAGAAAGAGGAGGAAACAACTTTTGTATGGGGCAAAGGACCGTTGTCAAGACCCAGATCCCAACGTTACCACACATATTCATCTCGCTACCCAAACCCACGCCCTGTTTACCATACTACTACCAATCACCCTCGACCTCAGCCAAACTATGCAAGCCCACCTACAATGCCCTTCCCAATATCTCAAAACAATCCTCAAATTCGACTTCGTCTACCTTATAATCCCAGATCTACTCCACCAAACCAACAGACTTACAACCCTCCTCAAaccaataaaatacaaaaacctGGTCGATCTCGAACTTTTACCAACTTAGGCCGACCCATTGACCAACTGTACGAACAGCTTAAGGCCGCCGGTGAAATCGATGACATACCTCCTCCAAACTACTCTCGTCGAGGTCTCTCTGCTGGGTACGACCCTCAAGCCGCTTGTGCCTACCATTCTGGAGCGCCCGGTCACTCGACCAGTAATTGTTGGGTACTAAAACATAAGATCCAGGACATGATCGAAGCAGGAGATATAGTGttaaggaaaagggaagaacaaGGACTGAGCATAAGTACGAATCCCTTTCCAAAACACAAGGACATCTCTGAGGCATTTACCCCccaatgaagaaatttgaaaatccaggAAATGGCTGAATTAGTGAGATTCCTCCTTCTTGAAGGGAAGTTTCGATATATTTGGGGATTTGTTTTGGTTAAAACCAATGAAAATCGTTCATACATGTGCCTTTTGTTTAACTAtgttttttgtaaatagttttcaatcaaGTGACTACTAAAGACACGTTTCATGATATCAAGTGTGGTTTTGTCTGgaaattcaataaaatgtacagttTTATATTGTGACTTATacattcttttcagatggccCAGAATAAAACCGCccgaccctttggatatcactgttcagAAATTTGATGGCAGCGATCTCACGAATGTGAATTTGAATTGCAAAATGAGAGGAGTGGCGAAGAGACAtccgaaaatgtttcaaagaagcccgaatggaaaaaaagaaaaaaaaagttcaagCCGAGTCGGGATCAAGATTAGGAACAAGAAGCAGTTAAACACAGTCCATCATGGTCAATATGATCAAAAGGATTGGTCCGTGATTACCATTAAAGGGTCAAATCATGACCATTCAGACGAGGAAGCAAAGCATTAAGGTGGTTTTCGTCAGtacaaaatgaagccaaaaagaAGAGTTCGCCGCGAATTGGCAAGGTGCTCTTATTATCAAAAAGATGCTGCTTGGTGGAGCACTTGTTCCCTCAGCCAATCAATTCGGagatgtgtaagaaattttcaTCTGATAAATGGAAGTTTCGTTTTAGGGTTAATGCAAGAATGGAATGAAAGTTAGGCCCTCTTCCTTTCCAAttaaacattttatccctagttatcctttttgaaccttcagaataaatcaTTTCGTTtgacaacccctgagaatcgcaaaccccacactgggtaAGTTTGAGCCGAAAGAAagggaaataaaagaaaagaaaaagagtgaacctcaattaaaaaataaattggggcaaattttgaaaagttcaaaggaatggcagaaggccaaaagaaaggaaatgaaagaaaagagaaccttgGCTAAGCatgaactggggcaaattttgaaaatttcaatgaaatggcagaaggccgaaaacgaaaaaggaagaaaagaaaaatgaaagaaaagacagCCTCAATCaagaataaactggggcaagttttgatttaaccctaaaatagggttggcgcaacaatgcgatctcagatcatttaaaccattcataaaatctgccttcaagccttaaccttttcTTATCACCCCACcggaccccattacaaaagccaaaagtcctgacttccgtTCTTTGCACCACCTCTTTAAGGAAATTTTCTTAATCAAATgacaaatgatgtcaatacatCTTCGTCAATTTGCAAGGGAAGGTTTGTCGTACTGATGCCATCATTTCTTAAACACATTTTGAGTTGATGAAGGCTATCAGCAGGATTGGTTCATTAGTGAAAACCGGAGTACTAcccaagaagaaaaaggaaaagaaaagaagaaaaagaaagggaagaaaaataaaaaggtgaggatagccttagtgaaaacccgaaagggcactaGGGTAGGATTTTATAAAGAGAAGTAAGCTTGGATTGGAAAGGCTAGTGACTCAGTTCGTTGAAATTTCTATTCACCTTGTGGTTCGGTTGCCGACATTGAATTTTGGAAGGATGATATCCAAAGAGTCAACGGTGATAATTTGTTTGAGATTAAAGGGTTTTGGATTACCCAATACAAATTGTTAAATTTACAgattcatttttcttaaattaatttttgttttcaaatcacGGAGATTTTCATCATTGATTGTGTAAATATAATATTCTTTCATTTGTTTCATGATCTCATCTATCTTTTGGATTTATCCAATGGCAATCCCTGTGATTTATTGGAATTACCTGGATACCAAGTGTCTTATTAGCATTGGAAGTCAAGAAGCTGGAATGTGATTCGAGAATCGAAGTTGGGTCGACAACTTATCAAATGGCAACCCATATGATTGACTGGATACCAAGGGTCTTGTTAGCATTGGAAGTTGAGGAATCTTGACACAGTTCACAAAGCAAAGTGAAGTTTTCGCTATATCGGAAAAACGTCcaagtactcatgtttacacatttcttgaaaGTAAGATGGATCGGATGGTGGTGGCATTATCTATCATTGCCATTATTTTTACCTTTTGTAGGCCCAATGGTCCAATAACAACACACTGGGGCAATTTTTATATGACTATGGAGTATCACCCAAGAATTGAAAGGTTCGGACCAAAGAAGAGATGAATCAAAGTTTTGAGGAGGAGCAACCCTGCCATAATGCAAATCAAatgatcggttgcacaataaGTGGTGGAGACTGGGGCAAAATTATTCCTTGAAAAGTTTCTCCCAaacgaaaagggaaaaaacggaaaaattaaaaattaggtttaacttcttatttcttgaagaaatcaatttcactctcaaattttaatttcttgttggcgAGTCTCAGCGttcgccgcgcacccttctacctcctttcttgacaaccacattgaattcactgacttcaaccaccgttagcatcgagtctatctcactaacgtgtgcgtttctattcaaccaccgttagtatcgagtctatctcactaacgtgtgcgtttctattctaccaccgttagcatcgagtctatctcactaacgggTGCGTTTTGTTCAACCACCGTTagtatcgagtctatctcactaacgtgtgcgtttttgttcaaccaccgttagcatcgagtctatctcactaacgggTGCGTTTtgttcaaccaccgttagcatcgagtctatctcactaacgtgtgcgtttctattctaccaccgttagcatcgagtctatctcactaacgtgtgcgtttttgttcaaccaccgttagcatcgagtctatcccactaacgtgtgcgtttctattctaccaccgttagcatcgagtctatctcactaacgtgtgcgtttttgttcaaccaccgttagcatcgagtccgttagcatcgagtctatctcactaacgtgtgcgttttgttcaaccaccgttagcatcgagtctatctcactaacgtgtgtgtttctattctaccaccgttagcatcgagtctatctcactaacgtgtgcgtttttgttcaaccaccgttagcatcgagaccgttagcatcgagtctatctcactaacgtgtgcgtttctattctaccaccgttagcatcgagtctatctcactaacgggTGCGTTTtgttcaaccaccgttagcatcgagtctatctcactaacgtgtgcgtttttgctcaaccaccgttagc
This portion of the Coffea arabica cultivar ET-39 chromosome 2e, Coffea Arabica ET-39 HiFi, whole genome shotgun sequence genome encodes:
- the LOC113729205 gene encoding uncharacterized protein, yielding MTLEPHGLHYYSIAEPFNTDTTTQGKAEAGKSSASIDKNLLKRLDRFEEFIRKSQGLNKQGGLDYNELCLFPDMQLPMGFKTPKFSKYDGTGNPKTHLRMFANKLGKPIDDENLPVRLFPESLEGDALDWYSNLKPEDMRTWMDLSTAFVRQYEYNCELAPTRTTLEGTKRKPSEDHKTYAKRWRKLAAKVEPPMTEDEIVRTFIKSHDPPYFEEIFRMTGCSFAAIINKLEEYDEYVKAGNIVSVSALKSQLDALQGQSNNGREPQRKKKEEETTFVWGKGPLSRPRSQRYHTYSSRYPNPRPVYHTTTNHPRPQPNYASPPTMPFPISQNNPQIRLRLPYNPRSTPPNQQTYNPPQTNKIQKPGRSRTFTNLGRPIDQLYEQLKAAGEIDDIPPPNYSRRGLSAGYDPQAACAYHSGAPGHSTSNCWVLKHKIQDMIEAGDIVLRKREEQGLSISTNPFPKHKDISEAFTPQ